The Pseudodesulfovibrio sp. zrk46 genome contains a region encoding:
- a CDS encoding transporter substrate-binding domain-containing protein has protein sequence MTRISRRHALTLLTAAAGSALLPSFTFASDKTIICNWDKTFPPYSMERDGKMTGILVDCMDDILGKRMGYTVEHRGMAWPQAQTLVQEGKADVLCTNPTDTRKQYMYFSEEPVVESLPSIFCAVDNPRISQINGITSMPQLSDFSQVDYEGNGWAAKTFPPYLKIRYVKDMAEVFTLISRHEADIFVGNGLAAMYAIKQAGLKNKIHARELAIGEPSSFHFGIRQDFPDAKELISTFEGALDEAMIDNATRKIIMHYL, from the coding sequence ATGACCAGGATTTCCCGCCGCCACGCCCTGACCCTTCTCACCGCTGCCGCCGGTAGTGCATTGCTGCCGTCCTTCACCTTTGCCTCGGACAAAACCATCATCTGCAACTGGGATAAGACCTTTCCGCCCTATTCCATGGAACGCGACGGCAAGATGACCGGCATCCTTGTGGACTGTATGGATGATATCCTTGGCAAGCGTATGGGCTATACTGTCGAGCATCGTGGCATGGCATGGCCGCAGGCACAGACGTTGGTTCAGGAAGGCAAGGCGGACGTGCTCTGCACCAACCCCACCGACACACGCAAACAGTACATGTATTTCAGCGAAGAACCGGTTGTGGAGAGCCTGCCCTCCATTTTTTGCGCCGTGGACAATCCCCGTATTTCCCAGATCAACGGCATCACCAGCATGCCCCAGTTGAGCGACTTCAGTCAGGTGGACTACGAAGGCAACGGCTGGGCCGCCAAGACATTTCCGCCCTATCTGAAGATTCGCTACGTCAAGGATATGGCCGAAGTGTTCACTCTGATCTCACGCCATGAGGCGGACATCTTTGTGGGCAATGGACTGGCCGCCATGTACGCCATCAAGCAGGCAGGCCTGAAGAACAAGATTCATGCTCGCGAACTCGCCATCGGCGAGCCATCCAGCTTCCATTTCGGAATCCGCCAGGACTTCCCGGATGCCAAGGAACTCATCAGCACCTTTGAGGGAGCATTGGACGAAGCCATGATCGACAACGCCACCCGCAAGATCATCATGCACTACCTGTAA
- a CDS encoding HD domain-containing phosphohydrolase, protein MTDTTSTDIMGEVYLQISPNILESFPKFHPPVDLYHFDTSLAQVKKLHKAEVRMGKEKRAQIVDMADNGKLFLLRDDYRVYARHLSKKLGLLLVEEDFKPQEVAEIFFLAFRDRMEVFLEQPTEVSLKGMLKDLSILCEYLWADPGRVEFLTRSLNKEYGLAVHAVNTMFIGLALYTMVTRGRMNKDNLFNLGLGLIMHDMGMVNVPPFIREKEQFLVRSDRESIENHIESGVAKLKRLGINAPIVVQCLKEHHERVDGSGYPARLKGTAISIAGKITALADSYSAMVSHRPYHDPKGNADAALLLANDTKKYDQAMAKLLAILILDGGKLREVVAAANREDEES, encoded by the coding sequence ATGACTGACACCACCAGTACCGATATAATGGGGGAAGTCTATCTGCAGATCAGCCCCAACATATTGGAGAGCTTTCCGAAGTTCCATCCGCCGGTGGATTTGTATCATTTTGATACTTCTCTGGCTCAGGTGAAGAAGCTTCACAAAGCCGAAGTGCGCATGGGCAAGGAGAAGCGGGCGCAGATAGTAGACATGGCGGACAACGGTAAGCTGTTCTTGTTACGCGATGACTATCGTGTCTATGCGCGGCACTTGAGTAAAAAGCTCGGCCTGCTGCTGGTGGAAGAGGACTTCAAGCCGCAGGAAGTGGCTGAAATCTTTTTTCTTGCCTTTCGTGATCGGATGGAAGTCTTTCTTGAGCAGCCTACTGAGGTTTCGCTCAAGGGGATGCTCAAGGATTTATCTATCCTTTGTGAATACTTGTGGGCCGACCCCGGCAGGGTGGAATTCCTCACCCGTTCTCTGAACAAAGAGTATGGCTTGGCAGTTCATGCCGTGAACACCATGTTTATCGGGTTGGCCCTATACACCATGGTAACGCGAGGTCGTATGAACAAGGACAACTTGTTCAACCTCGGGCTCGGTCTCATCATGCATGACATGGGTATGGTCAATGTCCCTCCGTTTATCAGGGAGAAGGAGCAGTTCCTCGTCAGATCGGATCGTGAATCCATCGAGAATCATATTGAATCCGGGGTGGCCAAGCTCAAGCGGCTGGGAATCAATGCTCCCATCGTTGTTCAGTGCCTGAAGGAACATCACGAGCGTGTGGATGGTTCTGGCTATCCTGCGCGTCTGAAGGGTACTGCTATCTCCATCGCCGGTAAGATAACGGCACTGGCCGATTCCTATTCCGCCATGGTCAGCCATAGGCCTTACCATGACCCCAAAGGCAACGCGGATGCTGCTCTGCTGTTGGCTAATGACACCAAGAAGTATGATCAGGCCATGGCAAAATTGCTGGCTATTCTGATTCTCGATGGAGGGAAGTTGCGGGAGGTCGTTGCTGCCGCGAATAGAGAGGATGAAGAGAGTTAA
- a CDS encoding GNAT family N-acetyltransferase: MSIELRFDTDGVDWEEACQIFEKAPLGTRQPDLLEQTFKGSSLVCFAWDGDKLIGLARALSDGTLHSVIYDLCMLPEYQGHHLGKRMMEAMLERLGTANTVLWSVPGKEGFYERFGFKPMLTAMARFEDPERSAAGGYIQL, encoded by the coding sequence ATGTCCATTGAACTACGTTTCGATACGGATGGAGTGGATTGGGAAGAGGCATGCCAAATCTTTGAGAAGGCACCTCTGGGAACTCGACAGCCCGATCTGCTGGAACAGACCTTCAAGGGGAGTTCCCTTGTCTGCTTTGCGTGGGACGGCGACAAACTGATCGGCCTCGCCCGTGCCCTGTCAGACGGCACACTTCACTCTGTTATCTATGACCTTTGCATGTTACCGGAATATCAAGGACATCACCTTGGCAAGCGGATGATGGAAGCGATGTTGGAGAGACTCGGAACGGCCAACACGGTCCTCTGGTCCGTACCGGGCAAAGAAGGATTCTACGAGCGTTTCGGGTTCAAACCCATGCTAACGGCCATGGCTCGATTCGAAGACCCCGAGCGTTCGGCGGCTGGCGGATACATTCAACTATAA
- a CDS encoding transporter substrate-binding domain-containing protein yields the protein MSRLALFLHALLLAFVLCTPIDVMSAPPSDRTIIVAHSNTYPPFSFLDEQGEPKGYLIDMWRTFGVVNNINIQFKLVSWQETLELVERGEADVHGGLFFNKDRDKFLDFGPAIMELATVIYLKKGTSYKDATQYPMGVVKGGYAEHYMQNNRPAQPLILFAATTDTLRAALEDKIVLFASDQPTAIYYLRKYGIMNEFSSVETLYTNTLRIAVGEGEKELLTTLIAGWNNIDEARKKSIFTKWFVPSDTKPDWFLPGSLALVAVICVALIFRKIGMKRHGID from the coding sequence ATGTCTCGCCTTGCCCTATTTTTACATGCGCTATTGTTAGCGTTTGTGCTCTGCACGCCCATTGATGTGATGAGTGCGCCTCCTTCCGATCGCACTATCATCGTTGCCCACAGCAATACCTACCCGCCTTTCTCCTTCCTTGATGAACAAGGCGAGCCCAAAGGATACCTCATTGATATGTGGCGCACCTTTGGCGTGGTCAACAATATCAACATTCAGTTCAAGCTCGTATCGTGGCAGGAGACACTGGAGTTGGTTGAAAGAGGTGAAGCCGATGTCCATGGCGGCCTATTCTTCAACAAGGATCGAGACAAGTTTCTGGATTTCGGCCCTGCCATCATGGAACTCGCCACTGTTATCTATTTGAAAAAAGGAACGTCCTACAAGGACGCGACTCAATATCCCATGGGTGTTGTCAAAGGTGGCTATGCAGAGCACTACATGCAAAACAACCGTCCGGCTCAGCCTCTCATCCTGTTCGCTGCAACCACAGACACGCTAAGAGCAGCATTAGAGGACAAAATCGTGCTGTTCGCCTCTGATCAACCGACAGCTATCTATTATCTGCGAAAGTACGGTATTATGAATGAATTCAGCAGTGTGGAGACTCTGTACACCAACACGCTCAGAATCGCCGTGGGCGAAGGGGAAAAGGAATTACTCACCACCCTGATTGCAGGCTGGAACAACATCGACGAAGCGCGTAAAAAATCCATCTTTACCAAATGGTTCGTCCCGAGTGACACGAAACCGGATTGGTTTCTGCCCGGAAGCCTTGCGCTCGTAGCCGTGATTTGTGTTGCCCTCATCTTCCGCAAGATCGGCATGAAACGACACGGTATAGATTAA
- a CDS encoding helix-turn-helix domain-containing protein codes for MKKYLQMILTGLVCMALIVALAAPSAYAQTETDDTGTTGTETTDTGTAEGDTGTDDGAGTDDGAGTETDGETGDETADAPSFSNPAQAAKAEALAEAVAAAAAEDVGEVSEAADEEGAATATEEEAESSIAEAAGLSVADIASMREQGMGWGEIAHELGVHPSTLGLGHRNKNAVSTNSKGAGQEKASAKSASKAGKTTGRSATASSKATSRDVKSGVSKTPGVAGGTGSKAVGLSRASSSAKSGAKGSNSASSSSASGGRGNSGGKGGSGGNAGGNGKGGGNGKGGGNGKS; via the coding sequence ATGAAAAAGTATTTACAAATGATCCTTACCGGCCTGGTTTGCATGGCCTTGATCGTGGCTCTTGCCGCTCCGTCGGCATATGCCCAGACTGAGACCGATGATACCGGTACCACCGGTACGGAAACAACTGACACCGGTACTGCGGAAGGCGATACCGGAACAGATGACGGTGCTGGCACTGACGACGGCGCTGGTACTGAGACTGACGGCGAAACCGGTGATGAGACCGCTGACGCTCCTTCCTTCTCCAATCCCGCACAGGCCGCCAAGGCTGAAGCGTTGGCAGAAGCTGTAGCAGCTGCTGCTGCAGAAGATGTCGGTGAAGTATCCGAAGCTGCAGATGAAGAAGGCGCGGCAACTGCCACTGAAGAAGAAGCCGAGTCCTCCATCGCCGAAGCTGCGGGCCTGAGCGTGGCTGATATTGCCTCCATGCGCGAACAGGGCATGGGTTGGGGCGAGATCGCTCACGAGCTTGGCGTTCACCCCAGCACCCTGGGTCTTGGTCACAGGAATAAGAATGCTGTAAGCACCAACAGCAAGGGAGCCGGACAGGAGAAGGCTTCTGCAAAGTCCGCCAGCAAGGCCGGTAAGACGACTGGACGCTCTGCTACTGCTTCCAGCAAGGCCACCTCTCGCGACGTCAAGAGCGGCGTCTCCAAGACTCCTGGCGTGGCTGGTGGTACCGGCAGCAAGGCCGTTGGTTTGAGCCGTGCTTCCTCCAGTGCCAAGAGTGGTGCCAAGGGCTCCAACTCTGCCAGCAGTTCCTCCGCTTCCGGCGGCCGTGGTAATTCCGGCGGCAAGGGCGGTTCCGGTGGAAACGCCGGTGGTAATGGCAAGGGCGGTGGAAATGGTAAGGGCGGCGGCAACGGTAAGAGCTAG
- a CDS encoding transporter substrate-binding domain-containing protein, which yields MKVLLSVILILLAAAPALASQKLVLTMPQAEPSYIAFDLLKAAYAKLDIELESWRLPSGRSLEESNSGASDGEVDRIFEVGDTYTNLIRIPQPVTHVEYVAFVCQDDLLIHDINSIGQYRVGILRGFKYAENATAHMDNVYRAESWDKLFTLLSDGRVDVAFAPRRALPMKSRPGWECIRAHEPPLAQVPLYHYLNKKHTDLVPRITTVLRAMFASGEAEIVYKKAQEERRQREFKR from the coding sequence ATGAAAGTATTGTTATCCGTCATACTCATCCTGCTAGCCGCCGCTCCAGCCTTGGCTAGCCAAAAGCTGGTCTTGACCATGCCACAGGCCGAGCCGAGCTATATTGCGTTTGATTTGCTTAAAGCAGCCTATGCGAAGCTCGACATTGAGTTGGAATCGTGGCGGCTTCCCAGTGGACGCAGTTTGGAGGAATCCAATAGCGGCGCTTCTGACGGAGAAGTAGACCGAATCTTCGAGGTCGGCGATACATACACCAATCTCATCAGGATCCCCCAACCCGTTACTCATGTCGAATATGTGGCCTTCGTCTGCCAGGACGACCTGCTTATTCACGACATCAACTCCATCGGGCAATACCGGGTCGGCATCCTGCGAGGCTTCAAATACGCAGAGAACGCTACGGCTCATATGGACAATGTGTACCGGGCCGAAAGCTGGGACAAGCTGTTCACCCTCCTGTCTGACGGTCGAGTGGATGTCGCCTTTGCGCCGCGTCGGGCGTTACCCATGAAAAGCCGTCCGGGGTGGGAGTGCATCAGAGCCCATGAGCCCCCTTTGGCGCAGGTCCCCCTGTACCACTACCTCAACAAGAAACATACTGATCTCGTCCCCCGAATCACTACGGTACTCAGGGCCATGTTCGCATCCGGCGAGGCCGAGATCGTCTACAAAAAGGCACAGGAAGAACGCCGCCAAAGAGAGTTCAAGCGCTAG
- a CDS encoding acyl-ACP thioesterase domain-containing protein, which translates to MTNYSELVFEQRYGIRSYELLTDQSVFIAAICNQLQDIASAHADSLGFGYADLEQSGHFWVLARLHIMTDRLPGYGTTLSIHTWPSANERLTAMRDFLIHDDKGPMGRATTSWVTLNKETHRADPPDTVLDGRFIPERDRALTFPTKAVPRLKAGDHDVSLTARRSDMDINDHVNNVKYVEFCLEAVPQDWFAAKRCMGLDIQFRTESRAGDEYVAACSQTDDDNDYNTMLHSLTRTSDNKEIVRMRSWWTTR; encoded by the coding sequence ATGACCAACTATTCCGAACTGGTGTTTGAACAGCGGTATGGCATCCGCTCTTACGAACTCCTCACCGACCAAAGTGTTTTCATCGCTGCCATTTGCAACCAGTTACAGGACATAGCCTCTGCCCATGCAGACAGTCTCGGCTTCGGCTACGCCGACTTGGAGCAGAGCGGCCACTTCTGGGTTCTGGCCCGGCTGCACATCATGACTGACAGGCTGCCTGGATACGGCACTACCCTGTCAATTCACACATGGCCCTCGGCCAATGAGCGCCTGACCGCCATGCGCGATTTTCTCATTCATGACGACAAGGGCCCCATGGGCCGCGCAACCACCTCGTGGGTGACTCTCAACAAGGAAACCCACAGGGCTGATCCGCCAGATACAGTTCTGGACGGCCGTTTTATCCCGGAACGAGACCGTGCACTGACGTTCCCCACCAAGGCCGTACCCCGCCTGAAAGCCGGAGACCACGACGTGTCTCTCACGGCCCGACGCTCAGACATGGACATCAACGACCACGTGAATAACGTCAAATACGTTGAGTTCTGTTTGGAAGCCGTGCCTCAGGACTGGTTCGCCGCCAAACGCTGCATGGGACTGGACATCCAGTTCCGCACCGAATCCCGCGCCGGCGATGAATACGTTGCTGCATGTTCTCAGACCGACGATGACAACGACTATAACACCATGCTCCACTCACTGACCCGGACTTCCGACAACAAGGAAATCGTCCGCATGCGCTCTTGGTGGACAACGAGATAA